Genomic segment of bacterium:
TTCACTTGTAACTCCTTCTTGCTTAACTTTGAAAGATATATAACAAAAACCGTACCATAAAATCTGCCCTTTGTTATTATTTGACTTACAGGCATGTACAAAGTCCCATGTATAAAATTTTTCGACATATCAGTCTAACCCCCGACCGAACGGTCGGGGGTTAGACCCTCAAATTATCTCCTGCCTCTTCCCGAACTGCTGCTCATAATTTCATTGAACTTCTCTTCTATAAGTTTCTGCGGTTTGTATTCCACTCCCTGCCTGCTGAGACTGTTTACAAATGCACGTAAATGATTATATGAACCGCTTATGAGGCTTTCATATACAACTCTTACATCATCACTGGTAACATTATTATCCAGCTCATTCTGAATATCAATAATATCAATCTCTTCAATTAAAGCTCCGATACTTAATGCTTCTGATAACGAACTTTTCCCTTGTTCAGTCAAAGTATTGAAAAGCTCCTGAAGGTCAACATTCTTAAACTCTCCGAAAATATCTGTTTCCATCGGATCATCAATATTGTACAAATCCAAAAGAGTTTTTATGGCATCGGTATGACGCTGTTCGCTATTTGAAATATTGTTGAAAATATTTTGTTCCCATACATCATACAGAGATTTGTACACATCCCTTGCAAGTTTTTCTTCTTCTCTCATGAATATCAGCCCTTCAATCTCATTTTCAGTAGGCTCAGAATCGCCGGATATTTCCTGCTTTAATAACAGACTGCTGCTGTTTGCCGAAAGATTTGGCTCAGTTGAAGAACTGCACCCTGATAAACTCCATACGCTGATTAATAGCAACACCGTTATAACTGCTGTAAAATATTTACTGGATTTCATTTTTCACACCTTTCTTTCTATTAAAAAACCGGCAGAAAAACTTTACTGCCGGTTTTATTTTTTACTGTGCTGTGACTACTTTCTGCCTTTGCCTTTTCCCTTTGGACCTGTTCCGTCGCAAGTACCTGTACCTGTTCCGATTCCCGAACCTGTAGTACCGGAGTTTAATCCTTTACCCTTGCCATTTGCTCTGCCTGTTCCGTCCTGTGGGCGTACATAATCAGGATCCTGTCCGTTGGGAATTCCGTCACCATCCGCATCCTGAAGATTGTCATTTATGCCGTCGCCGTCTGCATCAACAAAACCTCTGCTACCGTTTCCCTTTCTCAATTTTGATCCCGTATAATCCGGATCCATCCCATTGGGAATTCCGTCGCCGTCGTCATCTCTGGCATTGTCATTGTATCCGTCTCCGTTAAGGTCAACAAAACCTTTTCCCTGCTGGCCTGCTGCATTAACTGATGCCTTTGCTGCATTGCTGCCCCTGAGCTGTTTCTTGTTCTTAACCTGAAGAGAATCCTGGGCAAATGTTGTTCCTGCTGCAACCAGAATTGCAATGCTGATTGTAATAAGTAAGTTTTTCATTTTGCTTCTCCTATTTTATTTTTTTTGCTCACCTGCCCCTGATATATCAAAACCCGTGCCACAATTTCCTATAAGCGTATATCTGTCTGTTTTCACTATATTTACAAGCACCCTCAATTATTATCCTTTTATATTTTTTACGTCCGGACAGTCGTACTCAAATACCATCCGGTCGAATGGAGCAGATATGAATGCAGGATTAAAAGGGTTTTAATAATTTAAAAACAGAAGGAATCTGCTATTAGACAAAACAATAGTGCAGCACAATTTCTGCTTTGATAAGAAAATCAATTTTTTTTTACAAAGCTCGAGCGATATGATAAAATTTTTGAGTTTTTTTTACATTTGGAGTATCGGTTGGTATATGAGAAATGCGTGTCCGAACACTTCTCCTGATCATATAGTTACTTAATCCTTTTACATTGTGTATTGACTATTGACATGGTTCAGGGACAACAAGAACAAGACAAAAGAAAAAAGACAATAATCAGAATCGGGAGAGTTTTTGCCTTTCAGTAAGTTTTTTGACATTTTTAGGAAATTTTCAGCAGCCGGCGTTTTTTGGGCACTTTTTTCTAAAAAAAGTGCCTTTCCATAACTTTAATAAAATCATTGAATTAAACGTTATTACAAAACATCTCCAAATTAAATAACAGCTTTGTACCTTCTTCATTTAATATTTCGTCCCTACGGGACTCCGGGTTTTCGTTTATTCCATTTCTAAAAATATTCCGCCCCTGACGGGGCTTTGGGGTGTGTCATTTCGAAGGAGCGTAAGCGACTGAGAAATCTTAAATCTTTGAAAATTAAAAGATTTCTCTTCCGCTTGCGCGGAATCGAAACGACAATGTTTAGAATTCTTTTAACCGGCATCTGTAAATTCATAATTCAGAAATCAATATTCATCTATCTCAAAACAAAGCTTTTAAAGTTATTTCCGCCCCAAGTGCAACTTGGGTCGGAGGTAAAAAAAAACATCCAGGATATCAAATACCGGCCAATTATTTCTGACAAGTAAAATCCTGTTCACTTTTCATTAATGAAAATTCTTACCGGAAGATCTATAATAAAGGCAGTACCTTTTCCTTGTTCACTTTTCAGATCAACGGAACCGCTGTGCTCAAATATTATTCTCTGAACAATACTCAGCCCTATGCCTGTACCCCTTGCTTTGGTAGTAAAATACAAATTAAATACGTTTGCCTTTGTATCCTCATCCATACCCGGGCCGTCGTCTTTTACAAAAATTTCAATGCGCTTTTCTGCAATACGGTCAACAGCGATGGTGATTGTTCCATCTCTGTCAATTGCCTCCACAGCATTCTGAATCAAATTAATAAAAACCTGCTTTATCTGATTAAAATCCCAAAAAACATCTCCCTTCCAGTTAAGGTCAAGATTAAACTTAATTTTTCTTTTACCAAGTTCAATGGAATACTGTTTTTTTAAATCAGAG
This window contains:
- a CDS encoding DUF2202 domain-containing protein; the encoded protein is MKSSKYFTAVITVLLLISVWSLSGCSSSTEPNLSANSSSLLLKQEISGDSEPTENEIEGLIFMREEEKLARDVYKSLYDVWEQNIFNNISNSEQRHTDAIKTLLDLYNIDDPMETDIFGEFKNVDLQELFNTLTEQGKSSLSEALSIGALIEEIDIIDIQNELDNNVTSDDVRVVYESLISGSYNHLRAFVNSLSRQGVEYKPQKLIEEKFNEIMSSSSGRGRR